One genomic segment of Hydra vulgaris chromosome 14, alternate assembly HydraT2T_AEP includes these proteins:
- the LOC136090956 gene encoding uncharacterized protein LOC136090956 — MATQPTIIRSCLLYEFKLGRNATQAAKNICTAFGEGTVSERTAQKWFQRFSSGDESIEDLPRSGRPLLVDEDELKDAVESDSSQTCQELAVRHFEEFKSCYAGSSVPRGEEFTMSLTRPISVDLFVDKILVAKDIPDFLCGVAMVIAAYFLFDIADLKPLVKTLNFIDHHITSNKVKLRKTAKQISKLNKL; from the exons ATGGCAACCCAACCAACGATTATTCGATCTTGCTTACTTTACGAGTTCAAACTTGGAAGGAATGCAACACAAGCGGCCAAAAACATCTGCACAGCATTTGGAGAAGGTACAGTAAGTGAACGCACAGCACAGAAGTGGTTTCAGCGATTCTCTTCGGGAGATGAGTCCATCGAAGACCTGCCGCGTTCTGGACGCCCATTGTTGGTTGATGAGGATGAACTGAAGGACGCTGTCGAGTCTGACTCCAGCCAAACTTGCCAAGAACTTGCAGTGAG GCATTTTGAAGAATTTAAGAGCTGCTATGCTGGTTCATCTGTTCCCAGAGGAGAGGAGTTTACTATGTCTTTGACACG gCCAATTTCTGTTGACCTCTTTGTCGATAAAATACTTGTTGCTAAAGATATACCAGATTTTTTATGTGGCGTCGCTATGGTTATTGcggcatattttttatttgatattgcCGATCTTAAGCCATTGgtaaaaacacttaattttaTTGATCACCATATTACGTCGAATAAAGTTAAACTTCGcaaaacagcaaaacaaatatcaaagttaaacaaactttaa